A part of Desulfotomaculum nigrificans DSM 574 genomic DNA contains:
- a CDS encoding Maf family protein: protein MVPIILASASPRRQELLKNLGLDFTVRVSEVDETLEENLAPAQQVERLAERKARAVASETTKGLVIGADTLVVFEGTPLGKPADTREAVSMLSKLQGQSHQVFTGLAVINAATGKSVVTHEVTTVHFKPMSREQIERYVATGEPMDKAGAYAVQGKASIFIEGIRGCYFNVVGLPVGKLAEALKEFGVEII, encoded by the coding sequence GTGGTGCCAATCATCCTAGCTTCTGCCTCGCCGCGGCGTCAGGAACTACTCAAAAACCTGGGGTTAGACTTTACAGTTAGGGTCAGTGAGGTCGATGAGACATTAGAGGAAAACCTGGCCCCGGCCCAGCAGGTGGAGAGGTTGGCAGAGCGGAAAGCCAGAGCAGTTGCTTCTGAAACAACCAAGGGACTGGTTATCGGGGCCGATACACTGGTTGTGTTTGAAGGTACACCACTGGGTAAACCGGCAGATACCCGGGAAGCCGTTAGCATGTTAAGTAAGCTGCAGGGTCAAAGCCATCAGGTATTCACCGGTTTAGCCGTCATTAATGCTGCCACCGGCAAGTCGGTGGTGACCCATGAGGTTACGACAGTTCACTTTAAACCCATGTCCCGGGAGCAAATTGAACGCTATGTGGCTACCGGGGAACCGATGGACAAGGCCGGCGCCTACGCGGTGCAGGGCAAGGCCTCTATTTTTATTGAGGGTATCAGAGGCTGTTACTTTAACGTGGTTGGCCTGCCGGTAGGCAAACTGGCTGAAGCTTTAAAGGAATTTGGGGTAGAAATTATATGA
- the radC gene encoding RadC family protein yields MSYPVIRELPPEQRPRERMIKEGPGSLSDIDLLAIMLRTGTAKASAMELAAEIIGRFKDLRALAQATVEELSAIKGIGPVKAVQVKAALELGRRLAALPTEERTVIRCPEDVAALLMEDLRDLDREHFLALLLNTKNRVLSKETISIGTLNSSMVHPRELFKIAIRRSAAAIILAHNHPSGDPTPSREDIMLTKRLIEVGQIIGIDVLDHIIIGDNRFTSLKSKGLI; encoded by the coding sequence ATGAGTTATCCAGTGATACGGGAATTACCCCCTGAACAGCGTCCCCGGGAGCGTATGATTAAAGAGGGACCGGGGAGTCTTTCGGATATTGATTTACTAGCCATCATGCTGCGGACGGGAACGGCCAAGGCTTCGGCGATGGAGTTGGCAGCCGAGATCATTGGCCGGTTTAAGGATTTGCGTGCCCTTGCCCAGGCCACGGTGGAGGAGCTAAGTGCCATTAAAGGGATTGGCCCGGTCAAAGCAGTGCAGGTAAAAGCTGCATTGGAACTGGGAAGACGTTTAGCTGCTTTACCAACGGAGGAGAGGACTGTTATCCGCTGCCCGGAAGATGTGGCTGCTTTGTTGATGGAAGATTTAAGGGATTTGGATCGAGAACATTTTCTGGCACTGTTGTTAAATACCAAAAATCGGGTGCTATCCAAGGAGACCATCTCCATTGGTACCTTGAATTCATCGATGGTTCATCCCCGTGAGTTGTTTAAAATAGCCATCCGCCGCAGTGCAGCAGCGATTATTCTGGCGCATAATCATCCCAGTGGTGATCCCACCCCCAGCCGGGAGGACATTATGCTGACCAAAAGATTAATAGAGGTTGGGCAAATTATCGGAATTGATGTCCTAGACCATATTATTATTGGAGATAATAGATTTACCAGTTTAAAGTCCAAGGGACTTATTTGA
- a CDS encoding rod shape-determining protein: protein MKLGMFSKDMGIDLGTANSLVYLKGKGIVLREPSVVAIQRETGQVLAVGEDAKQMIGRTPGNIVAIRPMKDGVIADFDVTQSMIKYFINKALRQRSFIVKPRVVVSVPSGVTAVEERAVREAALQAGAREAYLIEEPMAAAIGAGLPVHEPTGNMIVDIGGGTTEVAVISLGGIVTSRSIRIAGDEMDDAIIQHVKRTYNLMIGERTAEQIKIDIGTAYPMETEEIEEIRGRDLVTGLPKTLQITSTEIYKALSEPVAAILEAIKVTLEKTPPELAADIMDRGIVMAGGGSLLRGLDRLVSEQTGMPVHLADEPLLAVAYGSGRVLENIDVLRRVLIQPKKLA from the coding sequence ATGAAACTTGGTATGTTTTCCAAGGATATGGGGATAGATTTAGGAACTGCAAACTCACTTGTTTACTTAAAAGGAAAGGGTATTGTATTAAGGGAACCTTCCGTGGTGGCCATTCAACGGGAGACCGGCCAGGTGTTGGCCGTTGGGGAAGACGCCAAGCAGATGATTGGACGTACCCCGGGCAACATTGTGGCTATCCGACCTATGAAAGACGGGGTTATTGCAGATTTTGACGTAACCCAGAGCATGATTAAGTATTTCATTAATAAGGCTTTACGCCAGCGTTCCTTTATAGTTAAACCAAGAGTGGTGGTCAGTGTGCCTTCCGGGGTAACTGCCGTGGAAGAACGGGCGGTGCGGGAAGCCGCTCTGCAGGCCGGGGCCAGGGAAGCCTACTTAATTGAAGAACCGATGGCCGCTGCCATTGGGGCAGGTCTGCCGGTGCACGAACCCACCGGTAATATGATTGTAGATATTGGGGGCGGCACCACTGAGGTGGCAGTGATATCCCTGGGTGGTATTGTGACCAGCCGGTCCATTCGCATTGCCGGAGATGAGATGGACGATGCCATCATTCAACACGTTAAACGCACCTATAATTTAATGATCGGGGAACGCACCGCCGAGCAAATCAAAATTGATATCGGCACCGCTTACCCAATGGAAACGGAAGAAATTGAGGAAATCCGGGGAAGGGATTTGGTCACCGGTTTACCCAAGACCCTGCAAATAACCTCCACCGAGATTTATAAGGCTTTGTCTGAGCCGGTGGCAGCCATCTTAGAGGCCATTAAGGTAACACTGGAGAAAACTCCCCCCGAATTGGCCGCCGATATTATGGACCGGGGTATTGTTATGGCCGGTGGCGGTTCGCTGTTAAGGGGTTTGGACAGGCTGGTCAGTGAACAAACCGGCATGCCGGTGCACCTGGCTGACGAACCGCTGCTGGCAGTGGCTTATGGCTCCGGCAGGGTGTTGGAAAATATCGATGTGTTAAGACGCGTGTTAATCCAACCAAAAAAGCTGGCTTAA
- the mreC gene encoding rod shape-determining protein MreC: protein MSVLPRSVSYKNIILMAVLVAVTLLVMRFTQVGRAHLTPLEAAIKDSLSPLQGGLTRAGETVNKGLGFFSSLGRLADENKALKQQVDQLKGQLYLQEELKQENRRLKELLQYHDQYQRNFQTKVAKVIGRDPGNWFGMITLNLGQKDGIVKNMPVVTPSGLAGRVVAVSDNTSQVMLISDPRSGVGAMVQDTRVPGVLEGTTAASGETRLIDIPKDTNLQRGQVVITSGIGGTFPKGIPLGRIVGVTNEPTGLFKTATVEPFADLNRLEEVLIITTVYNPDIVPSTEGG, encoded by the coding sequence GTGTCTGTTTTGCCCCGTTCAGTTTCATATAAAAATATTATTTTGATGGCTGTTCTGGTGGCCGTTACCCTGCTGGTGATGCGCTTTACCCAGGTGGGGCGGGCCCATTTGACCCCGCTGGAAGCGGCCATTAAAGATAGCCTATCGCCCCTGCAAGGAGGTTTAACCAGAGCAGGGGAGACAGTTAACAAAGGGTTGGGATTTTTTTCTTCACTGGGTCGGCTGGCAGATGAGAACAAGGCACTAAAACAGCAGGTGGATCAGCTGAAAGGCCAGTTATACTTACAGGAAGAGCTGAAGCAGGAGAACCGCCGGCTGAAGGAACTACTGCAATACCATGACCAGTACCAAAGGAATTTCCAAACCAAGGTGGCAAAAGTTATTGGCCGTGACCCGGGCAACTGGTTTGGTATGATTACCTTGAACCTGGGGCAGAAGGATGGTATAGTTAAAAATATGCCTGTGGTGACACCATCCGGACTGGCTGGCCGGGTGGTGGCGGTGTCCGATAATACTTCCCAGGTTATGTTAATTTCTGATCCCCGCAGCGGCGTGGGGGCAATGGTGCAGGACACCAGGGTGCCCGGGGTGCTGGAAGGTACCACCGCAGCCAGCGGTGAAACCAGGCTGATTGATATTCCCAAGGACACCAATTTGCAGCGGGGACAGGTTGTTATTACCTCAGGCATTGGTGGCACATTTCCCAAGGGTATACCGCTGGGTCGCATTGTTGGTGTAACAAATGAACCCACCGGCTTGTTTAAAACTGCTACCGTAGAACCCTTTGCCGATCTTAATCGCTTAGAGGAAGTATTAATTATTACCACAGTTTATAATCCGGATATTGTTCCTTCGACGGAGGGTGGTTAA
- the mreD gene encoding rod shape-determining protein MreD: protein MRSLVLLALVVLALLLQSTVFAIFQVAGVKPDLILMLVVFNGFLQGSREGAFLGFLAGLLQDFFTGSYIGLNALTKMLAGYLVGLAEGRLYKESVVLAAIMTFLASIVSQFAYYILLFYLGIQVPPLIAVLQVIIPTAIYTSLLVPLAYWKFMRSNEKGWLRYREP, encoded by the coding sequence TTGCGTTCCCTTGTGCTATTAGCCTTGGTTGTCTTAGCCCTGCTATTGCAATCCACCGTATTTGCTATTTTTCAGGTAGCTGGGGTAAAACCTGATTTGATTTTAATGCTGGTTGTATTCAATGGCTTCCTCCAGGGTTCCAGGGAGGGGGCTTTTTTGGGTTTTTTGGCAGGTCTGCTACAGGATTTTTTTACCGGCAGTTACATTGGCCTCAATGCTTTAACCAAGATGCTGGCAGGTTACCTGGTGGGTCTGGCGGAAGGCAGGCTTTATAAGGAAAGCGTTGTTCTGGCTGCCATAATGACCTTTCTGGCCAGTATAGTAAGCCAATTTGCATACTACATCTTACTGTTTTATCTGGGGATTCAGGTACCCCCGTTAATAGCTGTTTTACAGGTGATTATTCCTACAGCCATCTACACGTCCCTGCTGGTACCTTTAGCCTATTGGAAATTCATGCGTTCTAATGAAAAGGGCTGGCTAAGATACCGCGAACCGTAA
- the mrdA gene encoding penicillin-binding protein 2 yields the protein MDRKNINKKTKVLLFIVSSIFLVLVSRLAYMQLIETERFETLSKQNHMRLNPIIAPRGEIYDNHGVKIVGNQPVYTVSLVYLGLKNTDQVVNRVANILGMDPKVIMDKLEKQQLRLYQPVRLATNVPLETVTAIEEQRLDLPGVVIDVEPIRSYPFGSMLSHVLGYVQEIKQDQLKANQDKGYNLGDMYGQDGLENSFESVLRGEDGARQVEVDAQGRPVRDLGVKEPVPGNNLHLTIDTKLQQVAEQSLERQVLAMRRQGYEAKGGATVMIDVRTGAIRAMASYPTYNPSIWINGLSQAQWENLQKSGALPNRNLQLYPPASTFKMVLAAAGLDTGKITANWSISDPGHYVFGNKTFNDWDPRGHGRVDVRKAIAQSCDTFFWTLGHRLLGVETIGKYAHMFGLGEKTGIEIPGEPAGVVPTPEYKYKRNKAFLDAVYGPKFKAIEEKYKPLLASATDPAERERLEKAKQKEIQAVEKDRNQYTWDLNWQVYDTLNMSIGQGYNAYTPLQVANYIATIANGGTRWKPYLVEKITRPDGKVIQQFKPQKLGQVSIKPQDMKVIQEGMHMVTTVGTGAGVFRNFPVQVAGKSGTGEVAGHDNHAWFVAYGPFDNPEVAVATVIDYGGHGGSAAGPVCRDLLAAYFGVKSVPQQTGYSPE from the coding sequence TTGGACAGGAAAAATATTAACAAAAAGACAAAAGTGCTCCTCTTTATTGTGTCTTCCATCTTTTTGGTTTTGGTAAGTAGGCTAGCCTACATGCAATTGATAGAAACCGAGCGTTTTGAAACTTTGTCCAAACAAAATCACATGCGGTTAAATCCCATTATCGCCCCTCGGGGAGAAATTTACGATAATCATGGCGTGAAGATTGTCGGCAATCAACCGGTGTATACAGTTTCACTGGTGTACCTGGGCCTTAAAAATACCGACCAGGTGGTTAACCGGGTGGCCAATATCCTGGGTATGGACCCCAAGGTGATTATGGACAAATTAGAAAAACAGCAATTGCGCCTGTACCAACCGGTACGGTTAGCCACCAATGTGCCTCTGGAGACTGTCACCGCCATCGAGGAACAGCGGTTGGATTTGCCAGGTGTGGTCATTGACGTGGAACCCATCCGCTCATATCCCTTCGGCTCCATGCTGTCCCATGTGCTGGGCTATGTTCAGGAAATCAAACAGGACCAGTTAAAAGCCAACCAGGATAAGGGTTATAACCTGGGAGATATGTACGGCCAGGATGGGTTGGAAAACTCCTTTGAATCTGTTTTGAGGGGTGAAGACGGGGCCCGGCAGGTGGAGGTGGATGCCCAGGGCCGGCCGGTGCGGGATCTCGGCGTAAAGGAACCGGTGCCGGGGAACAACCTGCACTTAACCATTGATACCAAGCTGCAGCAGGTGGCTGAACAATCCCTGGAACGCCAAGTACTGGCCATGCGTAGGCAGGGATATGAGGCCAAGGGCGGGGCCACGGTGATGATTGATGTACGCACCGGTGCCATCCGGGCCATGGCCAGCTACCCCACCTATAATCCGTCCATTTGGATTAACGGGTTAAGCCAGGCTCAATGGGAAAATTTACAAAAAAGCGGTGCTTTACCCAATCGGAATCTGCAGCTTTACCCGCCGGCCTCTACCTTTAAAATGGTGCTGGCGGCGGCAGGTCTGGACACCGGTAAAATTACCGCCAACTGGAGTATCTCTGACCCGGGACATTATGTATTCGGTAACAAAACCTTCAATGACTGGGATCCCAGGGGACACGGCCGGGTCGATGTGCGTAAAGCCATTGCCCAATCCTGTGACACCTTTTTTTGGACCTTGGGCCACCGTCTTTTGGGGGTAGAAACCATCGGTAAGTATGCCCATATGTTTGGGTTGGGAGAAAAAACCGGCATCGAAATTCCCGGTGAACCGGCCGGCGTGGTACCCACACCTGAGTATAAATACAAGCGTAACAAGGCCTTTTTAGATGCTGTCTACGGTCCTAAATTTAAGGCCATTGAGGAAAAATACAAGCCTTTACTGGCCAGCGCCACTGACCCGGCCGAGCGGGAGCGGTTGGAAAAGGCTAAGCAAAAGGAGATCCAGGCCGTGGAGAAGGACCGTAACCAGTATACCTGGGACCTGAACTGGCAGGTTTACGATACCTTGAACATGTCCATCGGGCAGGGTTATAACGCCTATACACCTTTACAGGTGGCTAACTATATCGCCACCATTGCCAACGGGGGCACCAGGTGGAAACCATACCTGGTGGAAAAGATCACCCGCCCGGACGGTAAAGTAATCCAGCAGTTTAAGCCGCAAAAACTGGGCCAGGTTAGTATTAAGCCGCAGGATATGAAGGTTATTCAAGAAGGTATGCACATGGTCACCACTGTGGGTACCGGGGCTGGTGTATTCAGAAATTTCCCTGTTCAGGTGGCCGGTAAATCCGGTACCGGCGAGGTTGCCGGTCACGACAACCATGCCTGGTTTGTGGCCTATGGTCCCTTTGACAATCCGGAAGTGGCCGTAGCCACGGTTATTGACTATGGCGGTCACGGTGGTTCGGCGGCCGGTCCTGTGTGCCGGGATTTGCTGGCAGCATACTTCGGCGTTAAGTCTGTGCCGCAGCAAACCGGCTACTCTCCGGAATAG
- the minC gene encoding septum site-determining protein MinC, with translation MTKETVNNSSTPKPSVETSFPLDLEGLVDENTILVQRTLRSGQSVYHDGNVVVLGDVNPGAEVVASGNVIVMGALRGVVHAGAKGDSDALVLAFRLRPTQLRIANHITRPPEDESSDPEYPEMARIKNGVVTIETFNTQMR, from the coding sequence TTGACTAAAGAGACAGTCAATAATTCATCTACACCAAAGCCGTCGGTGGAAACCAGTTTTCCCCTTGATCTGGAGGGACTGGTGGACGAAAACACCATCCTGGTGCAACGAACACTGCGTTCAGGACAAAGTGTTTATCATGACGGCAATGTAGTAGTACTGGGGGATGTGAATCCGGGGGCGGAGGTTGTGGCCTCTGGTAATGTTATTGTGATGGGTGCCCTGCGGGGGGTAGTCCATGCCGGAGCTAAGGGAGACAGTGACGCGTTAGTGCTGGCCTTTCGCTTGAGACCGACCCAGCTGAGAATTGCCAACCACATTACCAGGCCACCGGAAGATGAGTCATCTGACCCCGAGTATCCTGAAATGGCTCGGATAAAAAACGGTGTAGTAACCATAGAGACCTTTAACACACAAATGAGGTAA
- the minD gene encoding septum site-determining protein MinD — protein sequence MGEVIVVTSGKGGVGKTTTTANIGTGLASLGKKVCLVDADIGLRNLDVVLGLENRIVYDIVDVTSGVCRIRQALIKDKRFESLHLLPAAQTKDKTAVSPEQMKELCAELKKEFDYVIIDCPAGIEQGFKNAIAGADRAIVVTTPEVSAVRDADRIIGLLEAADLKDPKLIINRLRPKMVKQGDMMSIDDMIEILAIDLLGVVPEDELVVITTNKGETVVRDEKSQSGQAYRNITRRILGESVPLMNLEESSGFFGALRKMIGLK from the coding sequence ATGGGTGAAGTTATTGTAGTCACTTCCGGTAAGGGAGGGGTTGGCAAAACCACCACCACGGCTAATATTGGGACAGGCTTGGCCTCTTTGGGTAAAAAGGTTTGCCTGGTGGATGCCGATATCGGACTGCGTAACCTTGATGTTGTATTGGGATTAGAAAATAGAATTGTTTACGATATTGTTGACGTCACCAGCGGCGTCTGCCGGATCCGGCAAGCCCTGATTAAAGACAAGCGGTTTGAGAGCCTGCACTTGTTGCCGGCAGCCCAAACCAAAGATAAAACGGCTGTCAGTCCGGAACAAATGAAGGAACTGTGTGCCGAGCTGAAAAAGGAATTTGATTATGTCATCATTGATTGCCCGGCAGGTATTGAGCAAGGTTTTAAAAACGCCATTGCCGGGGCGGACCGGGCCATTGTAGTAACCACCCCGGAAGTGTCAGCAGTGCGGGATGCTGACCGCATCATCGGCCTGTTGGAGGCCGCTGACCTGAAGGATCCCAAATTGATTATTAACCGCCTGCGGCCCAAGATGGTGAAGCAGGGCGATATGATGAGCATTGATGACATGATTGAGATCCTGGCCATTGATTTGCTGGGTGTGGTGCCGGAGGATGAATTGGTTGTAATCACCACCAACAAAGGTGAAACGGTGGTACGGGATGAAAAATCCCAAAGCGGCCAGGCCTATCGCAACATAACCCGTCGCATCTTGGGAGAATCAGTGCCTTTAATGAATTTAGAAGAATCAAGCGGCTTTTTTGGCGCTTTAAGGAAAATGATTGGACTGAAGTAG
- the minE gene encoding cell division topological specificity factor MinE, giving the protein MLDFLSRVFGRDSTSSKNVAKERLRLVLVHDRANVSPELLTSLKNDLIKVISNYMEIDEKALEVSLDSSEDQVALVANIPVKRMKRSVKSPA; this is encoded by the coding sequence GTGTTAGATTTTTTAAGCAGGGTTTTTGGCCGTGATTCAACCAGCAGCAAGAATGTGGCCAAAGAAAGACTTAGACTGGTATTGGTACACGACCGGGCCAATGTTTCACCTGAACTACTGACGTCCCTCAAAAATGACTTAATCAAGGTTATTTCAAATTACATGGAAATAGACGAGAAGGCTCTGGAAGTAAGCCTGGACAGCAGCGAGGACCAGGTAGCCTTAGTCGCCAACATACCGGTGAAGAGAATGAAAAGAAGCGTGAAAAGTCCGGCCTAA